The proteins below come from a single Cricetulus griseus strain 17A/GY chromosome 6, alternate assembly CriGri-PICRH-1.0, whole genome shotgun sequence genomic window:
- the Cstf1 gene encoding cleavage stimulation factor subunit 1 — translation MYRTKVGLKDRQQLYKLIISQLLYDGYISIANGLINEIKPQSVCAPSEQLLHLIKLGMENDDTAVQYAIGRSDTVAPGTGIDLEFDADVQTMSPEASEYETCYVTSHKGPCRVATYSRDGQLIATGSADASIKILDTERMLAKSAMPIEVMMNETAQQNMENHPVIRTLYDHVDEVTCLAFHPTEQILASGSRDYTLKLFDYSKPSAKRAFKYIQEAEMLRSISFHPSGDFILVGTQHPTLRLYDINTFQCFVSCNPQDQHTDAICSVSYNPSANMYVTGSKDGCIKLWDGVSNRCITTFEKAHDGAEVCSAIFSKNSKYILSSGKDSVAKLWEISTGRTLVRYTGAGLSGRQVHRTQAVFNHTEDYILLPDERTISLCCWDSRTAERRNLLSLGHNNIVRCIVHSPTNPGFMTCSDDFRARFWYRRSTTD, via the exons ATGTACAGAACCAAAGTGGGCTTGAAGGACCGCCAACAGCTCTACAAGCTGATCATTAGCCAGCTGCTCTACGACGGCTATATTAGCATCGCCAATGGCCTCATCAACGAGATCAAGCCCCAGTCGGTGTGCGCACCCTCCGAGCAGCTCCTGCATCTCATCAAACTAG GGATGGAAAACGATGACACTGCAGTTCAGTATGCAATTGGTCGCTCAGATACAGTTGCACCTGGCACAGGGATTGACCTGGAGTTTGATGCAGATGTCCAGACAATGTCGCCCGAGGCTTCCGAGTATGAaacctgctatgtcacttcccacAAAGGCCCATGCCGCGTGGCCACCTATAGCAGAGATGGGCAGTTAATAGCCACAGGGTCTGCTGACGCTTCCATAAAGATACTGGACACGGAGAGAATGTTGGCCAAAAGTGCCATGCCCATTGAG GTCATGATGAATGAGACTGCACAACAGAACATGGAGAACCACCCAGTGATTCGAACTCTGTATGACCACGTGGATGAAGTCACGTGTCTTGCTTTTCACCCTACAGAACAGATCCTGGCCTCGGGCTCAAGGGATTATACTCTAAAATTGTTTGATTATTCCAAACCGTCTGCAAAAAGAGCCTTCAAATACATTCAG GAAGCTGAGATGCTGCGCTCCATCTCTTTCCACCCTTCAGGGGACTTTATCCTGGTTGGGACTCAGCATCCTACACTCCGCCTTTATGATATCAACACCTTCCAGTGTTTTGTCTCGTGCAATCCCCAAGACCAGCACACTGATGCCATCTGTTCCGTTAGCTACAACCCTAGCGCCAACATGTATGTCACCGGCAGCAAGGACGGCTGCATTAAGCTGTGGGATGGCGTGTCCAATCGTTGCATCACAACCTTCGAGAAAGCTCACGATGGCGCAGAAGTCTGTTCTGCCATCTTCTCCAAGAATTCCAAGTACATCCTCTCGAGTGGAAAGGACTCTGTAGCTAAGCTCTGGGAAATATCCACAGGGCGGACGCTGGTGAGGTACACAG GCGCGGGTCTGAGTGGACGGCAGGTGCACCGGACACAGGCTGTGTTTAACCACACTGAGGACTATATTTTGCTGCCGGACGAAAGGACCATCAGCCTCTGCTGCTGGGACTCTAGGACAGCTGAGCGCAGAAACCTGCTGTCCCTGGGCCACAACAACATCGTGCGCTGCATCGTGCACTCGCCCACCAACCCTGGCTTCATGACGTGCAGTGACGACTTCCGAGCTCGGTTCTGGTACCGCAGGTCCACCACTGACTGA